Proteins encoded within one genomic window of Esox lucius isolate fEsoLuc1 chromosome 12, fEsoLuc1.pri, whole genome shotgun sequence:
- the slc38a5b gene encoding sodium-coupled neutral amino acid transporter 5b — MELQKLSNGLHHGFVPLDDGIPEAEEEEEMLPHKCDGTKKPQFTDFEGKTSFGMSVFNLSNAIMGSGILGLSYAMSNTGIILFIVLLTCIACLSSYSVHLLLKSAGVVGIRAYEQLGFRAFGHPGKIAAGVIITFHNIGAMSSYLFIVKYELPLVIQAFLGLQSNTGEWFLNGNYLILVVSVFIILPLALMRQLGYLGYTSGFSLTCMVFFLGSVIYKKFNIPCPLEPYGSNHTTIIPTNSVEDEQCQGKMFTVNHETVYTIPILAFAFVCHPEVLPIYTELKNATKRRMQGIANVSIMAMFVMYLLTATFGYLTFYVSTESELLHTYSKVDPLDTLILCVRVAVLVAVTLTVPVVLFPIRRAILQLLFPEKPFHWARHISIALCLLIVVNVLVILVPNIRDIFGIIGATTAPSLIFILPGLFYIRIVPTEQEPMKSRPKITAACFTAMGFIFMSMSLTFIIIDWVTGEKRAGGGH, encoded by the exons ATGGAACTTCAAAAGCTGTCAAATGGTCTCCACCATGGCTTTGTCCCTTTGGATGATGG CATCCCAGAggcagaagaggaagaagaaatgTTACCACATAAGTGTGATGGGACGAAGAAGCCCCAGTTCACTGAT TTTGAGGGAAAAACATCTTTTGGAATGTCTGTCTTTAACCTCAGCAACGCCATCATGGGGAGTGGAATTCTGGGATTGTCATATGCTATGTCAAATACAGGCATCATTCTCTTTAT AGTCCTGTTGACATGTATCGCCTGTCTGTCCAGCTACTCAGTTCACCTTCTGCTTAAAAGTGCAGGAGTTGTGG GTATTCGTGCATATGAACAGCTGGGCTTTCGGGCTTTTGGACACCCAGGGAAAATTGCAGCCGGTGTCATTATAACCTTTCACAACATTGGTG CAATGTCCAGTTATCTCTTCATTGTGAAGTATGAATTGCCTCTGGTCATTCAAGCATTCCTGGGCTTGCAGTCTAACACAGG AGAGTGGTTCCTGAATGGGAATTACCTTATCCTCGTCGTCAGTGTGTTCATCATCCTCCCTCTTGCCCTGATGAGACAACTGG GGTATTTGGGTTATACCAGTGGCTTCTCCCTCACCTGCATGGTCTTCTTTCTTGGCTCG GTCATATATAAGAAGTTCAACATCCCCTGCCCCCTGGAGCCATATGGCAGCAATCACACAACAATAATCCCCACCAACAGTGTGGAAGACGAACAATGCCAAGGCAAAATGTTCACCGTCAACCATGAG ACGGTGTACACTATCCCGATTTTGGCGTTTGCCTTTGTTTGTCACCCTGAGGTGCTTCCCATCTACACTGAACTGAAGAA CGCCACCAAGAGGCGCATGCAGGGCATTGCTAACGTGTCCATCATGGCCATGTTCGTCATGTACCTCCTCACTGCCACATTTGGTTACCTCACCTTCTACG TGAGCACGGAATCTGAGTTACTGCACACCTACAGCAAAGTGGACCCCCTGGACACCCTGATCCTATGTGTCCGTGTGGCGGTGCTGGTGGCTGTAACCCTCACTGTCCCTGTGGTCCTCTTCCCT ATTCGAAGAGCCATTCTACAGCTCCTGTTCCCAGAGAAACCCTTCCACTGGGCACGGCACATCTCTATtgccctctgtctcctcatcgTGGTCAACGTGCTGGTCATCCTTGTGCCGAACATTCGAGACATCTTTGGCATCATTG GGGCCACCACTGCACCTAGCCTGATCTTTATCCTTCCAGGATTATTTTACATCCGGATTGTTCCCACTGAACAAGAACCAATGAAGTCAAGACCAAAGATCACA GCTGCCTGTTTCACAGCCATGGGCTTTATCTTCATGTCTATGAGCCTGACGTTCATCATCATCGACTGGGTAACTGGGGAGAAACGAGCTGGAGGTGGCCATTAA
- the LOC105013835 gene encoding semaphorin-3F codes for MEITQALFLFMLSSSVYSFHANSRSAPRVHLSYKELMETRTARPFSFSFNTSDYRILHMDQDQGRLYVGSREYLVALDMHNINKEPLIIHWPATTQRKGECRMTGKGGQGECANFVRLIEPWNRTHLYTCGTGAYKPMCTFINRGWRAEEYVFRLVPGYADSGKGKCPYDPRQENAAALIGGNLYAGVHVDFMGTDPAIFRTLGDRPAVRTEQYDSRWLNEPVFVKIQKIPDSSEKNDDKLYFFFREKSLDATGGGSPSVLARVGRVCLNDDGGQRSLVNKWTTFLKARLVCSVIGTDGVETYFDELKDVFIQATQDERNPVVYAVFSTAGSVFKGSAVCMYHMSDIRKVFNGPFSHKHGHNYQWTPYTGKIPYPRPGTCPGGTFTPSLRSTKEFSDEAVNFVRAHPLMYHPVYPINKRPLVVRTGVDYRFTSIVLDLVDAVDGRYEVLFLGTDRGTVQKVIVLPKDTSTTEELTLEEVEVFRTPVPVKTLKISSKRQQLYVSSERGLTQVSLHRCGIYGKACSDCCLARDPYCAWDGETCVAFSPSTKRRSRRQDIKHGDPLRQCRGFNAKVEKRLSETVQFGVEGSSTFLECQPRSPQATVKWLYQKPDGRRKVLSRDREVLKTGQGILLKLLIHDDAGLYHCLATENNFKHTVARVALHILDREIVEALTSPDGLPEDQNPYRHHQLHPHHHPPPPPPPPQALPSQFSSQPEIRLINQYCQSYWQQLKPDMSTKRTSRRHANVQPEASSGTPIIS; via the exons AGCTGATGGAGACACGGACAGCACGGCCTTTCTCCTTTTCCTTCAACACAAGTGACTACCGCATCCTGCACATGGACCAGGACCAGGGTCGTCTCTACGTTGGGAGCCGGGAGTACTTGGTGGCACTGGACATGCACAACATCAACAAGGAGCCCCTCATA ATTCACTGGCCAGCTACCACCCAGAGGAAAGGAGAGTGTAGAATGACTGGAAAGGGTGGGCAG GGGGAGTGTGCAAACTTTGTGCGTCTGATTGAACCGTGGAATCGGACACACCTGTACACCTGTGGCACCGGGGCCTACAAGCCTATGTGTACCTTCATCAACAGAGGATGGAGAGCAGAG GAGTACGTGTTCAGGCTGGTCCCCGGCTATGCAGACTCGGGGAAAGGGAAATGCCCCTATGACCCTCGGCAGGAGAACGCTGCGGCCCTTATTG GTGGCAATCTGTATGCAGGGGTCCACGTTGACTTCATGGGTACGGACCCAGCCATCTTCAGAACCCTTGGTGACAGACCTGCCGTCAGGACAGAGCAGTATGATTCCCGCTGGCTGAATG AGCCAGTGTTTGTGAAAATCCAGAAGATTCCTGACAGCTCAGAGAAAAACGACGATAAGCTCTACTTCTTTTTCCGGGAGAAGAGCCTGGATGCGACTGGGGGGGGCAGCCCGAGTGTTCTGGCAAGGGTGGGCAGAGTCTGCCTG AATGATGAtgggggtcagaggtcacttGTTAACAAGTGGACAACCTTCCTGAAGGCTCGGTTGGTGTGCTCAGTGATAGGGACTGATGGCGTGGAGACCTATTTTGACGAGCTGA aGGATGTCTTCATTCAAGCGACACAAGATGAGCGCAATCCTGTCGTGTATGCCGTATTTTCCACTGCAGG GTCTGTGTTTAAGGGCTCCGCCGTGTGTATGTACCACATGTCTGACATCCGGAAGGTCTTCAATGGCCCATTCTCACACAAGCACGGACACAATTACCAGTGGACCCCCTACACTGGAAAGATTCCTTACCCTCGCCCTGGGACA TGTCCTGGAGGAACGTTCACCCCGAGTCTCCGTTCCACAAAGGAGTTTTCGGATGAAGCGGTGAACTTTGTGAGGGCACACCCCCTCATGTACCACCCTGTCTATCCCATAAATAAGCGCCCGCTTGTAGTCCGAACGGGGGTGGACTACCGCTTCACCTCCATTGTGCTAGACCTGGTGGATGCTGTGGACGGGAGGTATGAGGTGCTTTTCCTGGGCACAG ACCGGGGGACAGTCCAAAAGGTGATAGTACTTCCTAAAGACACCAGCACAACAGAAGAGCTCACGTTAGAGGAAGTGGAGGTTTTCAGG ACACCAGTTCCTGTTAAGACTCTGAAGATATCATCAAAAAGG CAACAACTGTATGTGTCATCAGAGAGGGGGCTTACCCAGGTGTCCCTGCACAGGTGTGGCATCTATGGAAAGGCCTGCTCAGACTGCTGTCTAGCCAGAGACCCATACTGTGCCTGGGATGGGGAGACCTGTGTGGCCTTTAGCCCTTCTACCAAAAG GCGGAGCAGAAGACAAGATATAAAGCACGGAGACCCCTTGCGTCAATGCAGAGGATTTAATGCAAAAG TTGAGAAGCGTCTCAGTGAGACTGTGCAGTTTGGGGTGGAAGGGAGCAGCACGTTCCTAGAGTGCCAACCTAGATCTCCACAAGCAACAGTCAAATGGCTCTACCAGAAACCAGATGGCAGAAGGAAAGTG CTGAGCCGAGACAGAGAGGTGCTGAAGACAGGTCAAGGCATCCTGCTCAAACTCTTAATCCACGATGACGCTGGACTGTACCACTGCTTGGCCACTGAAAACAACTTTAAACACACAGTGGCCCGTGTGGCCCTCCACATCCTGGACCGGGAGATCGTAGAGGCCCTCACCTCCCCGGACGGACTCCCGGAGGACCAGAACCCCTATCGTCACCACCAACTGCACCCTCATCACCACCCTCCGCCTCCACCTCCCCCGCCTCAGGCCTTGCCGTCGCAGTTCTCCTCCCAGCCCGAGATCCGCCTCATCAACCAATACTGTCAGTCCTACTGGCAACAGCTGAAACCTGACATGTCCACCAAACGCACCAGCAGGAGGCATGCCAACGTCCAGCCAGAGGCCTCCTCAGGGACCCCCATCATCTCCTag